The Salvelinus namaycush isolate Seneca chromosome 1, SaNama_1.0, whole genome shotgun sequence genome has a window encoding:
- the dpp7 gene encoding dipeptidyl peptidase 2: MTNCFFICVVVLLSLYSETQGLTHSRFQIHGYSTDPKPQFKEKYFPQIMDHFNFNIMGNGTYEQRYLITDEYWKRGSGPIFFYTGNEGDIWEFALNSGFITELAAQQRALVIFAEHRYYGKSLPFGQDSFNIPEVGLLTVEQALADYAIMITELKQQLGASACPVIVFGGSYGGMLSVYMRLRYPNIVAGALAASAPILSTAGMGESKQFFQDVTSDFENYAPECRDAVRGAFQRLQDLAQMEDYGRIQSAFSLCKTPSSYKDIHQLNGLLRNAFTLMAMLDYPYSTHFMGSMPANPVKVACDTMLGGADLLHALKDTAGIVYNSTGDLTCFDLYTLYVECADPTGCGLGFNSLAWDYQACTEIEMCYESNNVSDMFPPIPFTEKHREQYCSKRWGVIPRPGWLKTQFWGDALSTASNIIFSNGDLDPWANGGVRKSLSSSLIAINISEGAHHLDLREANDADPASVIKARKMESDTIAQWVKMEKER; this comes from the exons ATGACAAATTGTTTTTTTATTTGCGTTGTTGTCTTGCTCTCCCTCTACTCTGAGACGCAGGGGCTTACACACAGCCGTTTTCAG ATTCATGGGTACAGCACTGACCCAAAACCCCAGTTTAAAGAGAAATACTTTCCCCAAATAATGGACCACTTCAACTTCAACATTATGGGCAATGGAACCTATGAGCAACGGTACCTAATCACAG ATGAGTACTGGAAGAGAGGTTCTGGGCCCATCTTCTTCTACACGGGAAACGAGGGAGACATCTGGGAGTTTGCCCTGAACTCTGGATTCATCACAGAGCTGGCAGCACAGCAAAGAGCCCTGGTCATATTTGCTGAGCAT AGATACTATGGCAAATCACTCCCATTTGGCCAGGACTCGTTCAACATCCCAGAGGTTGGGTTACTGACGGTAGAACAGGCCCTAGCAGACTATGCTATCATGATCACAGAACTGAAACAGCAGCTAGGAGCCTCCGCATGTCCAGTCATTGTCTTTGGTGGAAG ttaTGGAGGAATGTTGTCAGTCTACATGAGACTGAGGTACCCAAACATTGTAGCAGGGGCTCTGGCTGCCAGCGCTCCCATCCTGTCTACTGCAGGGATGGGGGAATCAAAACAGTTTTTCCAGGATGTCACATCC GATTTTGAGAACTATGCCCCAGAGTGTAGGGATGCTGTAAGAGGGGCGTTCCAGAGGCTGCAAGACCTGGCTCAAATGGAAG ACTATGGCCGTATCCAGTCAGCGTTCTCCCTGTGCAAGACTCCATCCTCGTATAAGGACATCCACCAGCTGAATGGGCTCTTACGTAATGCCTTCACCCTCATGGCCATGCTGGActacccctacagcacccacttCATGGGTAGCATGCCTGCCAACCCAGTCAAG GTGGCCTGTGACACCATGTTGGGTGGAGCTGATTTGCTGCATGCCCTAAAAGACACTGCAG GAATAGTGTACAACTCTACAGGAGATCTGACCTGCTTTGACCTCTACACCCTGTATGTGGAATGTGCTGACCCAACTGGCTGTGGACTGGGCTTCAATAGCCTGGCCTGGGACTACCAG GCCTGCACAGAGATTGAGATGTGCTATGAGAGCAACAATGTGAGTGACATGTTCCCTCCTATACCCTTCACTGAGAAACACAGGGAACAATACTGCTCCAAGCGCTGGGGGGTGATCCCCCGACCTGGCTGGCTCAAAACCCAGTTTTGGGGTGATG CCCTCTCCACGGCCAGCAACATCATTTTCTCCAATGGAGATCTGGACCCATGGGCAAATGGAGGG GTGAGAAAGTCCTTGAGCTCATCGTTGATTGCAATCAACATCTCAGAGGGGGCTCACCATTTGGACCTGAG